In a single window of the Alphaproteobacteria bacterium LSUCC0684 genome:
- a CDS encoding hydroxyisourate hydrolase produces the protein MAVLSSHFLNGVDGSHAGGVAVKLVHIDDAGERETVFISASDAGGRFAEEVKTHPAGRYEMVIESGSYFQQFSLPQDGKQILTEIVIRFTMPDQDARYHIPVIMAPHSYSCWWSQ, from the coding sequence ATGGCGGTATTATCTTCGCATTTTTTGAACGGCGTCGATGGAAGTCACGCCGGCGGTGTTGCCGTGAAGCTTGTGCATATCGATGATGCCGGCGAGCGGGAGACGGTTTTTATCTCCGCGAGTGATGCGGGCGGACGTTTTGCCGAGGAAGTAAAGACACATCCCGCAGGCCGCTATGAGATGGTTATCGAAAGCGGCTCATATTTTCAGCAGTTTTCCCTGCCTCAAGACGGCAAACAGATCCTCACGGAAATTGTTATCCGGTTCACCATGCCTGATCAGGATGCCCGCTACCATATTCCTGTCATCATGGCGCCGCACAGCTATTCCTGCTGGTGGTCACAGTGA
- a CDS encoding Lrp/AsnC family transcriptional regulator: MDKIDLKILKELQQNARITNQELSERVNLSPTPSLRRVKMLEERGIIKGYSAIVDPEAYGLPIMAFVSVRLERQTETEIASFEKAIMELDEVVACYLMSGRHDYMLQVFARSLKDYENFVRNSLTRVPGLGELETYFAFGQVKRSMTLPSPLQSK, translated from the coding sequence ATGGACAAAATCGATCTGAAGATACTCAAAGAATTGCAGCAGAACGCGCGGATCACCAATCAGGAATTGAGCGAAAGGGTCAACCTGTCGCCTACCCCCTCTTTGCGGCGGGTCAAGATGCTGGAAGAAAGAGGCATCATCAAAGGCTATAGCGCAATCGTGGACCCTGAAGCCTACGGATTGCCCATCATGGCCTTTGTTTCTGTTCGGCTTGAACGCCAGACAGAGACGGAAATTGCAAGTTTCGAGAAAGCCATCATGGAACTTGATGAGGTTGTCGCCTGTTATCTCATGTCAGGGCGGCATGATTATATGCTGCAGGTTTTTGCACGCTCCCTCAAAGATTATGAGAATTTTGTCCGCAACAGCCTGACCCGTGTCCCCGGCCTTGGCGAGCTGGAGACGTATTTTGCCTTCGGGCAGGTCAAACGATCGATGACCTTGCCGTCACCACTCCAGAGCAAATAA
- a CDS encoding dimethylsulfoniopropionate demethylase: MSETGLNMSRRIRRTPYTDKVEEHGVRGFSVVNHMLLPKAYGPSVEEDYWHLREHVQIWDVACQRQVEIRGPDAARLVQLMTPRDLRKARQGQGLYVPLIDENAGMINDPVLLKLEDDRFWLSIADSDVLLWAKGLAVGAGFDVAIDEPDVSPLAIQGPKATALMTELFGDAIRKMPYFGFAAFDMLGTRQIIARSGYSKQGGFEIYLEGSHLGGDLWDLIWEAGRKYNITPGCPNLIERIEGGLMSYGNEFTRANNPLECGFDKMCYLGDDIDYIGKAALERVATYGPSQRLSGIRFGGGKTPPCGKPFPVTSHDGKPLGQITSGIYSPRLDCNVGLSMIIRSHWEVGTPVVVHTPDGKEREGSVSALPFY, translated from the coding sequence ATGTCGGAAACCGGGTTGAATATGTCACGCCGGATCAGGCGGACACCTTACACGGACAAGGTGGAAGAGCATGGTGTGCGTGGGTTCAGTGTGGTCAATCACATGTTGTTACCCAAGGCCTATGGCCCATCGGTTGAGGAGGATTACTGGCATCTCCGTGAACATGTTCAGATCTGGGATGTGGCCTGTCAGCGTCAGGTGGAGATCCGGGGGCCTGATGCGGCCCGGCTTGTGCAACTGATGACGCCGCGAGATTTGCGCAAGGCACGTCAGGGCCAGGGCCTTTATGTCCCCCTGATTGACGAGAATGCTGGCATGATTAACGATCCGGTCCTCCTCAAACTGGAGGATGACAGATTCTGGCTCTCCATTGCGGATTCAGATGTGTTGCTCTGGGCAAAGGGACTTGCCGTGGGCGCAGGTTTTGATGTTGCAATAGATGAACCTGATGTCTCACCACTCGCCATACAAGGCCCCAAAGCAACAGCATTGATGACGGAGTTGTTTGGCGATGCGATACGCAAAATGCCCTATTTTGGTTTTGCCGCCTTTGATATGCTTGGAACGCGCCAGATTATTGCCCGATCGGGATACAGCAAGCAGGGTGGATTTGAAATATACCTTGAGGGCAGCCACCTCGGGGGGGATCTGTGGGATCTGATCTGGGAGGCGGGGCGGAAATATAATATCACACCGGGTTGCCCGAACCTCATTGAACGGATCGAAGGTGGGTTAATGTCATATGGTAATGAATTCACGCGAGCGAATAATCCACTGGAATGCGGATTCGATAAGATGTGTTACCTGGGCGATGATATCGATTATATCGGCAAGGCTGCGCTTGAACGCGTTGCAACCTACGGGCCCTCACAGCGTCTAAGCGGCATCAGGTTCGGTGGCGGAAAGACACCTCCCTGCGGTAAGCCGTTTCCGGTAACCAGCCATGACGGCAAGCCATTAGGCCAGATAACGTCAGGTATTTATTCCCCGCGCCTGGATTGCAATGTTGGGCTGTCAATGATAATTCGTTCCCATTGGGAGGTGGGCACGCCGGTTGTTGTTCACACGCCGGATGGGAAGGAACGCGAAGGCAGTGTTTCAGCCTTGCCTTTCTACTAG